One window from the genome of Rhodopseudomonas sp. P2A-2r encodes:
- a CDS encoding ATP-binding protein, whose translation MIAMTVEYPIQSTQVRQLSKLVEESTRATGDSVKYFIEPTPGVLDKAKNKRHHIIFGRRGSGKSSLLHKVASDLTISRTPIAYVDLEQFKGHSYPDVLISVLISTLTEFKKWLDTAATNPATKKTFWMKFFGSIPSKGAFPKRNTASLSAQFEAMIELHPVLLTPA comes from the coding sequence ATGATTGCCATGACAGTTGAGTATCCTATTCAAAGTACCCAAGTTCGGCAGCTCAGCAAACTTGTCGAAGAATCAACCCGAGCGACTGGAGATAGCGTCAAGTATTTCATTGAGCCCACTCCAGGAGTTTTAGACAAAGCGAAAAATAAGCGTCATCACATCATTTTTGGCCGGCGCGGCTCTGGCAAATCGAGCCTGCTGCATAAGGTCGCCTCTGATTTGACTATCAGTCGAACGCCTATCGCATACGTTGATCTTGAGCAGTTTAAAGGACACAGCTACCCGGATGTCTTGATAAGTGTCTTGATCAGTACGCTGACGGAATTCAAGAAGTGGCTTGACACTGCCGCCACGAATCCAGCGACAAAGAAGACGTTCTGGATGAAATTCTTCGGATCGATCCCGTCAAAGGGCGCGTTCCCAAAAAGAAATACAGCAAGTCTGTCGGCCCAGTTCGAGGCGATGATTGAGCTGCACCCGGTTCTGTTGACACCGGCTTAA
- a CDS encoding MDR family MFS transporter codes for MNKFEPKSRAAAGQPLSDEVVAELSHIPTEVMEVSDAPSIAPKPPLTKSEVRTILVSLLLTMFLAALDQTIVATALPTIGRQFGDVSNLSWVITAYLLASTAVAPVFGTLSDIYGRRATIIAALALFMAGSVMCALAPNMLVLILGRALQGLGGGGILPIVQTVISDVVTPRERGQYQAYFSSVWVAAGIGGPILGGLFAEHLHWSMIFWINIPLGIAALAMLLPNMKKIPVFHRMRKVDWLGGVLLMAAAVTVMLVLTWGGTKFSWASPTILAMLGAAAAMALAFIWHALRTSEPFLPLQLMSGTVVPYAMAAGGCAMGAMIGLTVHLPLYYEVVYGLTAGEAGLALIPIAAVSVAGAAIAGRTMTRAKHYKRVAIAGTGMAAVMAMLMAFAAPLPLWALLTMLGAFAVGLGTTFPVSVVSIQNAVPRPQVGTATGAMNFFRALMASFTVAAFTTILLMVLGADITISGEHAGAAHPIAAADMVHAFRYVFAAAAAMMAVGAFFLLLMEERALAGPAKAAATELVE; via the coding sequence ATGAACAAGTTCGAGCCGAAGAGCCGCGCAGCGGCCGGTCAGCCGTTGTCAGACGAGGTTGTCGCGGAACTGTCGCACATTCCGACCGAGGTGATGGAGGTCAGCGACGCCCCGTCGATCGCGCCGAAGCCGCCGCTCACCAAGAGCGAGGTGCGCACCATTCTGGTGAGCCTGCTGCTGACGATGTTTCTGGCGGCGCTCGACCAGACCATCGTCGCAACGGCATTGCCGACCATCGGCCGCCAGTTCGGCGATGTCTCCAACCTGTCCTGGGTGATCACCGCCTATCTGCTGGCCTCGACTGCGGTGGCGCCGGTGTTCGGGACGCTGTCCGACATCTACGGCCGCCGTGCCACCATCATCGCCGCGCTGGCGCTGTTCATGGCGGGCTCGGTGATGTGCGCGCTGGCACCGAACATGCTGGTGCTGATCCTCGGCCGTGCGCTGCAGGGCCTCGGCGGCGGCGGCATCCTGCCGATCGTGCAGACGGTGATCTCTGACGTGGTGACGCCGCGCGAGCGCGGCCAGTACCAGGCCTATTTCAGCAGCGTCTGGGTGGCCGCCGGCATTGGCGGGCCGATCCTCGGCGGGCTGTTCGCCGAACACCTGCACTGGTCGATGATCTTCTGGATCAACATTCCGCTCGGCATTGCCGCGCTCGCCATGCTGCTGCCGAACATGAAGAAGATCCCGGTGTTCCACCGCATGCGCAAGGTCGACTGGCTCGGCGGTGTGCTGCTGATGGCCGCGGCGGTGACGGTCATGCTGGTGCTGACCTGGGGCGGCACGAAATTCTCATGGGCCTCGCCGACCATTCTGGCGATGCTCGGCGCGGCGGCGGCGATGGCGCTCGCCTTCATCTGGCACGCGCTGCGGACCTCCGAACCGTTCCTGCCGCTGCAACTGATGTCGGGCACGGTGGTGCCGTATGCGATGGCCGCCGGCGGCTGCGCCATGGGCGCGATGATCGGGCTCACGGTGCATCTGCCGCTTTACTACGAAGTGGTCTACGGCCTCACCGCCGGCGAGGCAGGGCTGGCGCTGATTCCAATTGCGGCGGTCTCGGTGGCCGGCGCCGCGATTGCCGGCCGCACCATGACGCGCGCCAAGCACTACAAGCGCGTGGCGATCGCCGGCACCGGCATGGCGGCGGTCATGGCGATGCTGATGGCGTTCGCCGCGCCGTTGCCGCTGTGGGCGCTGCTCACCATGCTCGGCGCGTTCGCCGTCGGCCTCGGCACCACCTTCCCGGTGTCGGTGGTGTCGATCCAGAACGCCGTGCCGCGGCCGCAGGTCGGCACCGCCACCGGCGCCATGAACTTCTTCCGTGCGCTGATGGCGTCGTTCACCGTCGCCGCCTTCACCACGATCCTGCTGATGGTGCTGGGCGCCGACATCACCATCTCCGGCGAGCATGCCGGCGCGGCACATCCCATTGCCGCCGCCGACATGGTGCATGCGTTCCGCTACGTGTTCGCCGCCGCCGCGGCGATGATGGCGGTGGGCGCATTTTTCCTGCTGCTGATGGAAGAGCGGGCGCTTGCGGGACCGGCCAAGGCCGCGGCGACGGAGTTGGTGGAGTAG
- a CDS encoding TSUP family transporter, which yields MDLAPDIIALLCLAAVAAGFVDAIAGGGGLIMIPALLAAGVSPVAAIATNKVQGCVGTASATYTYWRGGWIDFKLLRIPLVAALAGGAGGALALMAVDTRWLMVVLPILLVGIALFFLVAPVAGDIDSRARLTPLAYAAVAAAIGFYDGFFGPGAGSFYALSLVALMGMGLTRATAHTKVLNLMSNLVSIAVMASGGQVLWMLGATLAIGNFIGGRLGSRTAMRFGPKVIRPLLVIISLGVTAKLLLDPANPLRVLVLAWVAR from the coding sequence ATGGATCTTGCCCCCGACATCATTGCCCTGCTCTGCCTCGCCGCCGTGGCGGCCGGCTTCGTCGACGCCATTGCTGGCGGCGGCGGGCTGATCATGATCCCGGCGCTGCTGGCGGCCGGCGTCAGCCCGGTGGCGGCCATCGCCACCAACAAGGTGCAGGGCTGCGTCGGCACCGCATCGGCGACCTATACGTACTGGCGCGGCGGCTGGATCGACTTCAAGCTGCTGCGCATCCCGCTGGTCGCAGCACTGGCCGGCGGCGCCGGCGGCGCGCTGGCGCTGATGGCCGTCGACACCCGATGGCTGATGGTGGTGCTGCCGATCCTGCTGGTCGGCATCGCCTTGTTTTTCCTGGTGGCCCCGGTCGCCGGCGACATCGATTCCCGCGCCCGCCTGACGCCGCTCGCCTACGCGGCGGTGGCCGCCGCCATCGGCTTCTATGATGGATTTTTCGGCCCCGGCGCCGGCTCGTTCTACGCGCTCAGCCTGGTTGCCCTGATGGGCATGGGGCTGACCCGGGCGACCGCGCATACCAAGGTGCTCAACCTGATGAGCAACCTGGTGTCGATCGCGGTGATGGCGTCCGGCGGACAGGTGCTGTGGATGCTAGGTGCGACCCTGGCCATCGGCAATTTCATTGGCGGCCGGCTCGGCTCGCGCACCGCGATGCGCTTCGGGCCGAAGGTGATCCGCCCGCTGCTGGTGATCATCTCGCTCGGCGTCACCGCCAAGCTGCTGCTCGACCCCGCCAACCCGCTGCGCGTGCTGGTGCTGGCATGGGTCGCGCGCTGA